A window from Candidatus Rokuibacteriota bacterium encodes these proteins:
- a CDS encoding PEGA domain-containing protein, which translates to MKRLALGLVLVLAVSLRLLPTASWAGSMLGIAVVGGKLTVVASGAAVGPAASGALILSASRRMADFEAGAPSGPTYLIVDATPPEAQVFLDGRLLGTAQQLVARAFPLPPGRHAVEIVAPGFRPYIAQFISAAGSFPIRIRLALVPE; encoded by the coding sequence ATGAAACGGCTCGCTCTCGGCCTCGTTCTCGTCCTCGCGGTCAGCCTCAGGCTCCTGCCCACCGCCTCGTGGGCCGGGTCTATGCTCGGCATCGCCGTGGTCGGGGGAAAGCTTACCGTAGTCGCTAGCGGGGCCGCAGTCGGCCCAGCCGCGTCTGGTGCGCTCATTCTGAGCGCCTCACGCCGCATGGCGGACTTTGAAGCTGGCGCGCCCAGCGGTCCCACGTATCTCATCGTGGACGCCACCCCGCCAGAGGCTCAGGTGTTCCTCGACGGGCGCCTGCTCGGCACCGCTCAACAACTGGTTGCCCGAGCCTTCCCGCTCCCGCCGGGCCGGCACGCCGTGGAGATCGTCGCGCCCGGCTTTCGCCCCTATATCGCCCAGTTCATCTCGGCGGCCGGGAGCTTCCCCATCCGTATTCGTCTGGCCCTCGTTCCTGAGTAA